One Paraburkholderia kururiensis DNA window includes the following coding sequences:
- a CDS encoding ParA family protein: MTVIVVANPKGGVGKSTLSTNLAGYFAAQGEWVALADLDRQQSAHAWLDLRPAGLPPIETWEVDLDVPAKPPKGLEHAVVDTPAGLHGNRLGVALELADKVIVPLQPSLFDILATQDFLERLAKEKAVRKGSIQVGVVGMRVDARTRSADQLHRFVEGLDLPVLGYLRDTQNYVQLAAHGLTLWDVAKSRVEKDLEQWQPILEWVNAAGR; encoded by the coding sequence ATGACGGTGATTGTGGTGGCGAATCCCAAGGGCGGCGTGGGCAAGAGCACGCTGTCCACCAATCTGGCGGGCTATTTTGCGGCGCAAGGCGAGTGGGTGGCGCTCGCCGATCTCGACCGGCAGCAGTCGGCGCACGCGTGGCTCGACCTGCGGCCGGCGGGGTTGCCGCCCATCGAAACCTGGGAAGTGGATCTGGATGTGCCCGCGAAGCCGCCGAAGGGGCTTGAGCACGCGGTGGTGGATACGCCGGCGGGGCTGCACGGCAACCGTCTAGGCGTGGCGCTCGAACTCGCGGACAAGGTCATCGTGCCGCTGCAGCCGTCGCTCTTCGACATTCTCGCGACCCAGGACTTCCTCGAGCGGCTCGCGAAGGAAAAGGCTGTGCGCAAGGGCTCGATCCAGGTCGGCGTGGTGGGCATGCGCGTGGATGCGCGCACGCGCTCGGCGGACCAGCTGCACCGTTTCGTGGAAGGGCTCGATCTGCCCGTGCTCGGCTATCTGCGCGATACGCAGAACTACGTGCAGTTGGCGGCGCACGGCCTCACGCTGTGGGACGTTGCCAAAAGCCGTGTGGAGAAGGACCTGGAGCAGTGGCAGCCGATCCTCGAATGGGTGAACGCTGCCGGGCGCTAA
- the cobU gene encoding bifunctional adenosylcobinamide kinase/adenosylcobinamide-phosphate guanylyltransferase, with translation MISRDLSFIVGGARSGKSAYAERLAAASGLAVTYIATAQIADDEFAARVEHHRARRPAQWEVVEAPLDLAGALAAAAQPERCVLIDCLTLWLVNLLCPPDGAAPRDDAAARLDAFVAACAEAAGKVIVVSNEIGLGVVPLGAVTRHYVDELGRLNQRIAALAAHATLMVAGLPLVLKGGH, from the coding sequence ATGATTTCGCGCGACCTCTCCTTCATCGTCGGCGGCGCGCGCTCGGGCAAGAGCGCGTACGCCGAGCGGCTTGCCGCGGCAAGCGGCCTCGCCGTCACCTACATCGCCACGGCGCAGATCGCCGACGACGAATTCGCCGCACGCGTCGAACATCACCGTGCGCGGCGGCCCGCGCAGTGGGAGGTGGTGGAAGCGCCGCTCGATCTTGCCGGCGCGCTCGCCGCCGCGGCGCAACCCGAACGCTGCGTGCTGATCGACTGCCTCACGCTCTGGCTGGTCAACCTGCTCTGCCCGCCCGATGGTGCCGCCCCGCGCGACGACGCAGCGGCGCGTCTCGACGCCTTCGTCGCGGCGTGCGCCGAGGCCGCGGGCAAAGTGATCGTGGTCAGCAACGAGATCGGCCTCGGCGTTGTGCCGCTCGGCGCGGTGACGCGCCACTACGTCGACGAACTGGGCCGCCTCAACCAGCGCATCGCCGCGCTTGCCGCACACGCCACGCTGATGGTGGCCGGCCTGCCGCTCGTGCTCAAAGGCGGGCACTGA
- a CDS encoding DoxX family protein, producing the protein MNSTRTADAAALILRLALGVLYLAHSLQKIFVFTLPGTAAFFVSLGLPGWLGYVTAFIELAGGIALLAGFQVRWVALVLLPFMLGATSAHLHNGWGFASPHGGWEYPAFWAVTLVVQSLLGGGLAAVSGSQAKAARGAVAA; encoded by the coding sequence ATGAACTCCACCCGTACCGCCGATGCCGCCGCGCTGATCCTGCGCCTCGCGCTCGGCGTCCTGTACCTCGCTCATTCACTGCAAAAGATTTTCGTCTTCACGCTGCCCGGCACGGCCGCGTTCTTCGTGTCGCTGGGGCTGCCGGGCTGGCTCGGCTACGTCACGGCGTTCATCGAACTGGCGGGCGGTATCGCGCTTCTCGCCGGTTTCCAGGTGCGTTGGGTCGCGCTCGTGCTGCTGCCCTTCATGCTGGGCGCGACGTCTGCGCACCTGCACAACGGCTGGGGCTTCGCGTCGCCGCACGGCGGCTGGGAATATCCGGCGTTCTGGGCCGTGACGCTCGTGGTGCAGTCGCTGCTGGGCGGCGGGCTCGCCGCGGTGTCGGGCTCGCAGGCCAAGGCGGCGCGAGGAGCCGTCGCCGCCTGA
- the panD gene encoding aspartate 1-decarboxylase, with product MQRHMLKSKIHRAVVTHCELHYEGSCAIDENLLEAANIVENERIDIWNINNGERFSTYAIKGERGSGMISLNGSAARRAQLGDLVIIAAFAAVDEAELQAGWKPNLVFVDEHNRIKGSRDHVPTQSWS from the coding sequence ATGCAACGCCACATGCTCAAATCGAAGATCCACCGCGCCGTGGTCACGCATTGCGAACTGCACTACGAGGGTTCGTGCGCCATCGACGAAAACCTGCTCGAAGCGGCGAACATCGTCGAAAACGAGCGCATCGACATCTGGAACATCAACAACGGCGAGCGCTTTTCGACCTATGCGATCAAGGGCGAGCGCGGCAGCGGCATGATTTCGCTGAACGGGTCGGCGGCGCGGCGCGCGCAATTGGGCGACCTCGTCATCATCGCGGCGTTCGCGGCCGTGGACGAAGCCGAACTCCAGGCGGGCTGGAAGCCGAATCTCGTGTTCGTCGACGAGCACAACCGCATCAAGGGCAGCCGCGACCACGTGCCCACGCAAAGCTGGAGCTGA
- a CDS encoding PaaI family thioesterase, with product MSKLRANMTTDFLRERQRGRLPELLGVRTVAVEQDRLVAELEVRGELLAPNGFLHAATVIGLADTACGYACLAHLPEAARNFTTVELKSNFLGTATEGTIRAEATAAHLGRSTQVWDAKVTGPDGRTIALFRCTQMVLY from the coding sequence ATGAGCAAGCTGCGCGCGAACATGACCACCGATTTTCTGCGGGAGCGGCAACGCGGCCGGCTGCCCGAACTGCTCGGCGTGCGCACCGTCGCGGTGGAGCAGGACCGGCTCGTCGCGGAACTGGAGGTGCGCGGCGAGCTGCTCGCGCCCAACGGCTTTCTGCATGCGGCGACCGTGATCGGGCTGGCCGACACCGCCTGCGGCTACGCATGCCTCGCGCATCTGCCCGAAGCCGCGCGCAACTTCACCACGGTCGAACTCAAGAGCAACTTCCTCGGCACCGCGACCGAGGGGACCATCCGCGCCGAAGCCACGGCGGCCCATCTGGGCCGCAGCACGCAGGTATGGGACGCGAAGGTGACGGGCCCGGACGGCCGCACCATCGCCCTCTTCCGCTGTACGCAGATGGTGCTGTACTGA
- the panC gene encoding pantoate--beta-alanine ligase translates to MKVISSIQELRDQLRGQNRTAFVPTMGNLHEGHLSLMRLARQHGDPVVASIFVNRLQFGPNEDFDKYPRTLQDDIEKLQKENVYVLFAPTERDMYPQPQEYRVRPPHDLGDILEGEFRPGFFEGVCTVVMKLMSCVQPRVAVFGKKDYQQLMIVRAMCQQFALPVDIVAAETVRDTDGLALSSRNRYLSPVERAEAPQLAATLQQVREAILEGRRDFEQIEREAMALLASRGWQPDYVAVRKRADLLPPGAADTEAPLVVLTAAKLGATRLIDNLEI, encoded by the coding sequence ATGAAAGTCATCAGCTCCATCCAGGAATTGCGCGACCAGTTGCGCGGCCAGAACCGCACGGCTTTCGTGCCCACCATGGGCAACCTGCATGAAGGGCACCTCTCGCTGATGCGCCTCGCGCGCCAGCACGGCGATCCGGTGGTGGCCAGCATCTTCGTGAACCGTCTGCAGTTCGGCCCGAACGAGGACTTCGACAAGTACCCGCGCACGCTGCAAGACGACATCGAGAAGCTTCAGAAGGAAAACGTGTACGTGCTGTTCGCGCCCACGGAGCGCGACATGTATCCGCAGCCGCAGGAATACCGCGTGCGTCCGCCGCACGACCTCGGCGACATTCTGGAAGGCGAATTCCGGCCCGGCTTCTTCGAGGGCGTCTGCACGGTGGTAATGAAGCTGATGTCGTGCGTGCAGCCGCGCGTGGCCGTGTTCGGCAAGAAGGATTACCAGCAGCTGATGATCGTGCGCGCCATGTGCCAGCAGTTCGCGCTGCCGGTCGACATCGTCGCGGCGGAAACCGTGCGCGACACCGACGGCCTCGCCCTCAGTTCGCGCAACCGTTACCTCTCGCCGGTCGAGCGCGCCGAAGCGCCGCAACTCGCGGCGACGCTCCAGCAGGTGCGCGAGGCCATCCTCGAGGGCCGGCGCGATTTCGAGCAGATCGAGCGCGAAGCGATGGCGCTGCTCGCGAGCCGCGGCTGGCAACCGGACTATGTGGCCGTGCGCAAGCGCGCCGATCTGTTGCCGCCCGGCGCCGCGGATACCGAGGCGCCGCTCGTCGTGCTCACGGCCGCGAAGCTCGGTGCCACGCGCCTCATCGACAACCTCGAAATCTGA
- a CDS encoding cobyric acid synthase, whose amino-acid sequence MPMTVPMPPGLRVPRGTLMIQGTTSDAGKSTLVAALCRLARHAGARVAPFKPQNMALNSAVTVDGGEIGRAQALQAVAAGIDAHTDLNPVLLKPTSDCGAQVIVHGRVRMNLDARAYHDYKPVAREAVLASYARLRERYDTIFVEGAGSPAEINLRQGDIANMGFAEAVDCPVVLVADIDRGGVFAHLVGTLACLSESERARVQGFVINRFRGDVSLLQPGLDWLEAQTGKPVLGVLPYLHGLTLDAEDMLPRDLHRRAQTKGGAVLRVVVPVLPHISNHTDFDALRAHPQVEFSYVRGGSPLPAADLVILPGSKNVRSDLAWLREQGWGEALRRHLRYGGRVIGICGGMQMLGREIADPHGVEGVPGADEGLGWLDFATTLTREKTLVNVRGSLALPGAAAVSGYEIHMGVTEGAALETPALLLDTAEGGQRPDGALSADGQILATYVHGLFDTPGACQALLAWAGLARVEAVDYAALREASLDRLADTLAGHLDLARLMAAIR is encoded by the coding sequence ATGCCGATGACCGTTCCCATGCCGCCAGGGCTGCGCGTGCCGCGCGGCACGTTGATGATCCAGGGCACCACGTCCGACGCCGGCAAGAGCACGCTCGTCGCAGCCCTGTGCCGGCTCGCGCGTCACGCGGGCGCGCGCGTGGCGCCGTTCAAGCCGCAGAACATGGCGCTCAACAGCGCCGTGACGGTGGACGGCGGCGAGATCGGCCGTGCGCAGGCGTTGCAGGCGGTGGCCGCGGGCATCGACGCCCACACGGACCTGAACCCCGTGCTGCTCAAACCCACGAGCGACTGCGGCGCGCAGGTGATCGTGCATGGCCGCGTGCGCATGAATCTGGATGCGCGCGCCTATCACGACTACAAGCCGGTGGCGCGCGAGGCGGTGCTCGCGTCGTATGCGCGGCTGCGCGAGCGGTACGACACGATCTTCGTGGAAGGCGCGGGCAGTCCGGCCGAGATCAACCTGCGGCAAGGCGACATCGCCAACATGGGGTTCGCCGAAGCGGTGGATTGCCCGGTGGTGCTCGTGGCCGACATCGACCGCGGCGGCGTGTTCGCGCATCTGGTCGGCACGCTCGCCTGTCTTTCGGAGAGCGAGCGCGCGCGCGTGCAGGGCTTCGTCATCAACCGTTTTCGCGGCGACGTGAGCTTGCTGCAACCGGGGCTCGACTGGCTGGAGGCGCAGACGGGCAAGCCTGTGCTCGGCGTGCTGCCGTATCTGCACGGCCTCACGCTGGACGCCGAAGACATGCTGCCGCGCGACCTGCATCGCCGCGCGCAGACGAAGGGCGGCGCGGTGCTGCGTGTCGTGGTGCCGGTGCTGCCACACATCAGCAACCACACCGACTTCGATGCGCTGCGCGCGCATCCCCAGGTCGAATTCAGCTACGTGCGCGGCGGCAGTCCGCTGCCGGCGGCGGACCTCGTCATTCTGCCGGGCTCGAAGAACGTGCGCAGCGACCTCGCGTGGCTGCGCGAGCAAGGCTGGGGCGAGGCGCTGCGGCGGCATCTGCGCTACGGCGGACGCGTGATCGGTATTTGCGGCGGCATGCAGATGCTGGGCCGCGAGATTGCCGACCCGCACGGCGTGGAAGGCGTGCCCGGCGCGGACGAAGGTTTGGGCTGGCTCGATTTCGCGACCACGCTCACGCGCGAGAAGACACTCGTGAACGTCCGCGGCTCACTCGCGCTGCCCGGCGCCGCAGCGGTGTCGGGCTACGAAATCCACATGGGCGTGACCGAAGGCGCCGCTCTCGAGACACCGGCATTGCTGCTCGACACGGCAGAAGGGGGCCAACGTCCCGATGGCGCCCTGTCGGCCGACGGCCAGATCCTCGCGACCTACGTGCATGGCCTCTTCGATACACCGGGCGCGTGCCAGGCGCTGCTCGCCTGGGCGGGCCTGGCTAGGGTGGAAGCCGTGGACTACGCGGCGTTGCGCGAGGCGTCGCTGGACCGGCTGGCGGATACGCTGGCCGGGCATCTGGACCTCGCACGCCTGATGGCGGCCATCCGCTAG